The Eurosta solidaginis isolate ZX-2024a chromosome 4, ASM4086904v1, whole genome shotgun sequence genome includes a window with the following:
- the HisRS gene encoding histidine--tRNA ligase, cytoplasmic isoform X1, whose protein sequence is MLRSIGRQTAYFIIGHTKGRWCTPLACCTTFSVDNRFGCIIQQTCRHCATTHRVEQRFESDATKNLKQRKNKQSHTINSNNETDDEATTLLAQQLAQIDEEVARLLALKAKLGDEPATPQKFTLKTPKGTRDYSPQQMMLRQDVLDKIIAVFKKHGGEAIDTPVFELKEVLTGKYGEDSKLIYDLKDQGGEILSLRYDLTVPLARYLAMSKISTLKRYHIAKVYRRDNPSITRGRYREFYQCDFDIAGNFDPMLPDAECVKIVSEVLDTLDIGEYVIKINHRQLLDGMFEACGVPADKFRTICSSVDKLDKSPWSEVRKEMIEEKGLDAIAADQIGEYVQLSGGNELVETLLGDEKLKAVSSAVKGLEGMQLLLKYCNAMGLSQKISFDLSLARGLDYYTGVIYECVLKTEPKIIQNGADNAEEQGTVGSVAGGGRYDNLVGMFDAKGKQVPCVGVSIGVERIFSVLEAKNAAAGIKMRTNEVEVYVASAHKGLHEKRLSILNSLWMQGIKAEHSYKLNPKLLAQLQHCEENQIPLAIVFGDSELTKGIVKLREVNTRKEEDIPLSALADEIKKRLRG, encoded by the exons atgttgcgttCGATTGGCCGTCAAACTGCATATTTTATTATTGGGCATACAAAAGGTCGTTGGTGCACACCACTAGCGTGTTGTACCACATTCAGCGTCGATAATAGATTCGGGTGCATAATTCAGCAAACGTGTCGTCACTGCGCCACCACGCACAGGGTGGAGCAACGGTTCGAAAGTGATGCAACAAAAAATTTGaagcaaagaaaaaataaacaaagccaCACAATCAACAGCAATAATGAGACTGATGATGAGGCAACAACTCTGCTAGCACAACAACTGGCACAG ATCGATGAAGAGGTCGCACGATTACTCGCTTTGAAAGCGAAACTTGGCGATGAACCCGCAACGCCGCAAAAGTTTACGCTTAAAACTCCAAAGGGTACACGCGATTACTCACCGCAGCAAATGATGTTGCGCCAAGACGTTCTCGATAAGATTATAGCTGTATTCAAGAAGCACGGCGGTGAAGCGATCGATACGCCAGTATTTGAATTGAAG GAAGTGCTCACCGGCAAGTATGGCGAAGATTCTAAACTTATTTATGATCTTAAAGATCAAGGTGGTGAAATTTTATCGCTGCGCTATGATTTGACTGTACCACTCGCACGTTATTTAGCCATGAGCAAAATTTCCACATTAAAACGTTATCACATTGCCAAAGTTTATCGACGTGATAATCCTTCAATAACGCGCGGTCGCTATCGTGAATTCTATCAATGCGATTTTGATATTGCCGGCAACTTTGATCCCATGCTACCCGATGCTGAATGCGTTAAAATTGTTTCTGAAGTTTTGGATACATTGGATATTGGCGAATATGTGATTAAGATTAACCATAGACAGTTGTTGGATGGCATGTTTGAGGCTTGCGGTGTGCCTGCTGATAAATTCCGTACAATTTGCTCCTCAGTCGATAAATTGGATAAG TCACCTTGGTCGGAAGTACGTAAAGAAATGATTGAGGAGAAGGGCCTAGACGCTATCGCTGCTGATCAAATTGGTGAATATGTGCAATTGAGTGGTGGTAATGAGCTCGTCGAAACGCTTCTAGGTGATGAAAAGTTGAAAGCAGTTTCTAGCGCTGTCAAAGGTTTAGAAGGCATGCAATTATTGCTCAAATACTGTAATGCAATGGGTTTATCACAAAAAATTAGCTTTGATTTAAGCCTTGCACGTGGACTCGATTATTATACTGGCGTTATATATGAATGCGTATTAAAAACTGAACCAAAAATTATTCAGAATGGCGCTGATAATGCAGAGGAGCAAGGTACTGTCGGTTCCGTTGCTGGCGGTGGTCGTTACGACAATCTTGTTGGTATGTTTGATGCCAAAGGCAAGCAAGTGCCTTGCGTAGGTGTTTCTATTGGTGTGGAGCGTATTTTTTCGGTATTAGAAGCTAAAAATGCCGCAGCTGGCATTAAGATGCGTACCAATGAGGTGGAAGTTTATGTGGCATCTGCACACAAGGGTTTGCATGAAAAGCGTTTAAGCATTTTGAACAGTTTGTGGATGCAGGGCATTAAG gcTGAGCACTCGTATAAATTGAATCCAAAGTTATTGGCACAATTACAACACTGCGAAGAAAATCAAATTCCATTAGCGATTGTTTTTGGTGATTCCGAACTGACCAAAGGCATTGTGAAGTTACGTGAAGTGAATACAAGAAAGGAAGAAGATATACCATTGTCAGCGTTGGCGGATGAGATCAAGAAACGTTTGCGTGgttaa
- the HisRS gene encoding histidine--tRNA ligase, cytoplasmic isoform X2 encodes MSETREQILEEIKIQGDLVRKLKMAKESKEKIDEEVARLLALKAKLGDEPATPQKFTLKTPKGTRDYSPQQMMLRQDVLDKIIAVFKKHGGEAIDTPVFELKEVLTGKYGEDSKLIYDLKDQGGEILSLRYDLTVPLARYLAMSKISTLKRYHIAKVYRRDNPSITRGRYREFYQCDFDIAGNFDPMLPDAECVKIVSEVLDTLDIGEYVIKINHRQLLDGMFEACGVPADKFRTICSSVDKLDKSPWSEVRKEMIEEKGLDAIAADQIGEYVQLSGGNELVETLLGDEKLKAVSSAVKGLEGMQLLLKYCNAMGLSQKISFDLSLARGLDYYTGVIYECVLKTEPKIIQNGADNAEEQGTVGSVAGGGRYDNLVGMFDAKGKQVPCVGVSIGVERIFSVLEAKNAAAGIKMRTNEVEVYVASAHKGLHEKRLSILNSLWMQGIKAEHSYKLNPKLLAQLQHCEENQIPLAIVFGDSELTKGIVKLREVNTRKEEDIPLSALADEIKKRLRG; translated from the exons ATCGATGAAGAGGTCGCACGATTACTCGCTTTGAAAGCGAAACTTGGCGATGAACCCGCAACGCCGCAAAAGTTTACGCTTAAAACTCCAAAGGGTACACGCGATTACTCACCGCAGCAAATGATGTTGCGCCAAGACGTTCTCGATAAGATTATAGCTGTATTCAAGAAGCACGGCGGTGAAGCGATCGATACGCCAGTATTTGAATTGAAG GAAGTGCTCACCGGCAAGTATGGCGAAGATTCTAAACTTATTTATGATCTTAAAGATCAAGGTGGTGAAATTTTATCGCTGCGCTATGATTTGACTGTACCACTCGCACGTTATTTAGCCATGAGCAAAATTTCCACATTAAAACGTTATCACATTGCCAAAGTTTATCGACGTGATAATCCTTCAATAACGCGCGGTCGCTATCGTGAATTCTATCAATGCGATTTTGATATTGCCGGCAACTTTGATCCCATGCTACCCGATGCTGAATGCGTTAAAATTGTTTCTGAAGTTTTGGATACATTGGATATTGGCGAATATGTGATTAAGATTAACCATAGACAGTTGTTGGATGGCATGTTTGAGGCTTGCGGTGTGCCTGCTGATAAATTCCGTACAATTTGCTCCTCAGTCGATAAATTGGATAAG TCACCTTGGTCGGAAGTACGTAAAGAAATGATTGAGGAGAAGGGCCTAGACGCTATCGCTGCTGATCAAATTGGTGAATATGTGCAATTGAGTGGTGGTAATGAGCTCGTCGAAACGCTTCTAGGTGATGAAAAGTTGAAAGCAGTTTCTAGCGCTGTCAAAGGTTTAGAAGGCATGCAATTATTGCTCAAATACTGTAATGCAATGGGTTTATCACAAAAAATTAGCTTTGATTTAAGCCTTGCACGTGGACTCGATTATTATACTGGCGTTATATATGAATGCGTATTAAAAACTGAACCAAAAATTATTCAGAATGGCGCTGATAATGCAGAGGAGCAAGGTACTGTCGGTTCCGTTGCTGGCGGTGGTCGTTACGACAATCTTGTTGGTATGTTTGATGCCAAAGGCAAGCAAGTGCCTTGCGTAGGTGTTTCTATTGGTGTGGAGCGTATTTTTTCGGTATTAGAAGCTAAAAATGCCGCAGCTGGCATTAAGATGCGTACCAATGAGGTGGAAGTTTATGTGGCATCTGCACACAAGGGTTTGCATGAAAAGCGTTTAAGCATTTTGAACAGTTTGTGGATGCAGGGCATTAAG gcTGAGCACTCGTATAAATTGAATCCAAAGTTATTGGCACAATTACAACACTGCGAAGAAAATCAAATTCCATTAGCGATTGTTTTTGGTGATTCCGAACTGACCAAAGGCATTGTGAAGTTACGTGAAGTGAATACAAGAAAGGAAGAAGATATACCATTGTCAGCGTTGGCGGATGAGATCAAGAAACGTTTGCGTGgttaa
- the LOC137248387 gene encoding uncharacterized protein, with protein sequence MKLTIKTLDQRNYQVETTGIKTVWDLKRRIFNSATTNLLPERQQLIYAGRVLKDKILLSHYAIDERKFILVLSRKQSKANNSNVNTIPVNNNNNPSIVNSVIRKKVKRLAKTTQTIKPNEGQGDGPDIICTNKRKCPSNSKKSTNTQDKKNAKTTTSMTGFKSLNMPKSVLPAHASRKKVKITRMYKSTSSGCSPQDGCIAKRHFPTSTSSISSSDAQDTRRYKTIQRHKTILRNRGGMNKMKTGNQRHSKAVGEKQCDEIVLQQIVAMGYNEQDVRRALIASFNEPNDAVDYLIKKQVQERVDKQSARKQKQQQHFQQRKQQQQTQKHCRIVTKVKPKKSNALGFLRHDADFKNLRRILRVRPNILQNVVKRIATAHPEILALLKEYEDDFLQLLDERSVDSDEDQCSSCLKDKTMHISPEEERIIARLMRMGFKRHMVILAFIACDRNVEKAVEYLCRIGDIQI encoded by the coding sequence ATGAAATTAACAATTAAAACGTTAGATCAAAGAAATTATCAAGTTGAGACGACTGGCATTAAAACAGTATGGGATCTTAAAAGAAGAATATTTAATTCAGCGACAACAAATCTGCTACCCGAACGGCAGCAACTCATCTATGCAGGACGAGTGCTCAAAGATAAAATATTACTCTCGCATTACGCCATAGATGAGCGAAAATTTATATTGGTGTTGTCCCGAAAACAATCAAAAGCCAATAATTCGAATGTAAATACTATACCcgttaacaataacaacaatcctAGTATTGTTAATAGTGTAATTAGGAAAAAAGTCAAACGTTTAGCGAAGACGACTCAGACTATTAAACCAAATGAAGGTCAGGGAGATGGACCTGATATCATTTGTACCAATAAAAGAAAATGTCCATCGAATAGTAAAAAATCTACAAATACACAggataaaaaaaacgcaaaaactaCAACATCAATGACCGGATTTAAATCTTTAAATATGCCCAAGAGTGTACTGCCGGCACATGCgtcaagaaaaaaagtaaaaatcacGCGAATGTATAAAAGTACATCTTCTGGATGCTCTCCGCAAGATGGGTGCATTGCTAAAAGACATTTTCCTACCTCAACAAGTTCTATTAGCTCGTCCGATGCGCAGGATACGAGACGATATAAAACAATTCAGCGGCATAAAACGATATTGCGTAATAGAGGGggaatgaataaaatgaaaactGGGAATCAGCGGCATTCAAAGGCAGTTGGTGAAAAGCAATGCGATGAGATCGTATTGCAACAAATAGTAGCTATGGGCTATAACGAGCAAGATGTTAGACGTGCTCTTATCGCTAGCTTTAATGAGCCGAATGATGCTGTCGACTACCTGATAAAAAAACAGGTGCAAGAGCGAGTCGATAAACAAAGTGCTAGAAAGCAAAAGCAGCAACAACATTTTCAACAGCGTAAGCAACAGCAACAAACCCAAAAACACTGTCGTATAGTAACCAAAGTGAAACCGAAAAAATCCAATGCATTAGGTTTTCTACGTCACGATGCAGATTTTAAAAATTTACGACGCATTCTACGTGTACGTCCAAATATTTTACAAAATGTTGTAAAACGTATTGCTACAGCACATCCAGAAATACTAGCCCTATTGAAGGAGTACGAAGATGATTTCCTACAGCTGTTGGATGAGCGAAGTGTAGATTCGGATGAAGATCAATGCAGTAGTTGTCTGAAAGATAAGACGATGCATATTTCACCGGAAGAGGAAAGGATTATCGCTCGTTTGATGCGCATGGGTTTCAAGCGTCATATGGTCATACTGGCATTCATCGCTTGCGATCGTAATGTCGAGAAAGCAGTAGAGTATTTGTGTCGTATTGGTGATATTCAGATTTAA